In Thermodesulfobacteriota bacterium, a single window of DNA contains:
- the recF gene encoding DNA replication/repair protein RecF encodes MILKSLTIKDFKSYSSETLSFDERFNLIIGENAQGKTNLLEAIHFLLNFKPFKQLRSEEVINLNASECRLKGEVESDNGFDEVHIHVNSSHKTIKINGKIVYRTSQVYGRYNVVTFLPSDIELIKGSPKIRRDYIDSVISTVEPSHLTDLKTYQRALSQRNAVLSKSASITSDQIEVWDYKLAEIGSKVITTRLLYIDKLKPILSRIYKETSGLDQDIDIIYESSEGPSKNIEKIFLERLKDSFPEDKRRQHTTVGPHRDQISFSISDNDAGVYSSQGEAKNLALALKASEIEIINQITAKTPILLLDDITSELDSNRKKFLFKLLRKFKGQIFITTTSIKEILYKGPIRVFRIKDKTVSQKDVEI; translated from the coding sequence GAGCGTTTTAATCTAATTATAGGCGAAAATGCTCAAGGCAAAACAAACCTTTTAGAAGCTATTCACTTTCTACTTAATTTCAAGCCCTTTAAGCAGCTTAGATCTGAGGAAGTAATAAATTTAAATGCATCCGAGTGTAGGCTGAAAGGAGAGGTTGAGTCGGATAATGGTTTCGATGAAGTTCATATTCACGTAAACAGCAGTCACAAGACAATAAAGATTAACGGCAAGATTGTATACCGCACCTCACAGGTATACGGCAGATATAACGTGGTTACTTTTCTTCCCAGTGATATTGAATTGATAAAAGGCTCTCCTAAGATAAGAAGAGATTATATAGATTCTGTAATAAGCACAGTTGAGCCCTCTCATCTTACAGATTTAAAAACATATCAAAGAGCGCTTAGTCAAAGAAACGCTGTACTATCTAAATCTGCATCTATTACATCTGATCAGATCGAGGTATGGGATTATAAATTGGCGGAGATCGGAAGCAAGGTGATAACTACAAGGCTTTTATATATTGATAAACTTAAGCCGATTCTATCCCGGATATACAAAGAGACTTCTGGTCTGGATCAAGATATTGATATTATATACGAAAGCTCCGAAGGCCCATCAAAAAACATAGAGAAAATATTTTTGGAACGACTCAAAGATAGCTTTCCTGAAGACAAAAGAAGGCAGCATACAACTGTAGGGCCGCATAGGGATCAGATTAGTTTCTCAATATCAGATAATGACGCAGGAGTTTATTCATCACAGGGGGAGGCAAAAAACTTAGCGCTTGCGCTAAAGGCATCAGAAATCGAGATTATCAATCAAATCACCGCTAAAACGCCGATACTTCTTTTGGATGATATCACCAGCGAGCTTGACTCGAACAGAAAAAAATTCTTGTTTAAACTTCTCAGAAAGTTTAAGGGTCAGATATTTATTACTACCACAAGCATAAAAGAGATCTTGTATAAGGGTCCAATTAGGGTATTTCGCATCAAGGACAAAACTGTTAGCCAAAAAGATGTAGAAATTTGA